One genomic region from Ruficoccus amylovorans encodes:
- a CDS encoding transposase, with the protein MFIDESAAKTNLTRLRGRAPRAPTSALPCSAWTLAHHHDDLLGRLDGTTACMSVEGAANTEVFQAYVLQILVPSLRPGDIVIMDNLRAHKNEDTLNLIRQAKAQVRFLPAYSPDLNPIEMMW; encoded by the coding sequence GTGTTCATCGACGAGTCGGCGGCCAAGACCAACCTGACCCGGTTACGGGGTCGCGCCCCTCGGGCGCCAACGTCTGCTCTGCCATGCTCCGCATGGACACTGGCACACCACCACGATGATCTCCTCGGGCGCCTGGACGGCACCACCGCCTGCATGAGTGTTGAGGGCGCGGCTAACACCGAGGTCTTTCAAGCCTATGTGCTCCAGATCCTCGTCCCCTCCCTGCGTCCCGGAGACATCGTCATCATGGACAACTTGCGCGCCCATAAAAACGAGGACACCCTCAATCTGATCCGGCAGGCCAAGGCCCAAGTCCGCTTCCTGCCGGCTTACTCCCCGGACCTCAATCCCATCGAAATGATGTGGAG